A window from Aliamphritea hakodatensis encodes these proteins:
- the cysM gene encoding cysteine synthase CysM, with product MTIQFPTIEDYVGNTPLVRLQRLNVGKGNTVLCKLEGNNPAGSVKDRPALSMIQQAEDRGDIKPGDILIEATSGNTGIALAMAAAIKGYKMKLIMPDNGSEERKASMTAYGAELITVTPEEGMEGARDLALQMQAEGQGVVLDQFANLDNPVAHYTGTGPEIWQQTQGAVTHFVSSMGTTGTIMGTSRYLKEQNADIEIIGLQPSDGASIPGIRRWPEEYLPSIFDASRVDTVLDIGQEEAENTMRALAKEEGIFCGVSSGGAVAGALRIAQQVENAVIVCIICDRGDRYLSTGVFNP from the coding sequence ATGACGATTCAGTTCCCAACCATCGAAGATTATGTCGGCAATACGCCACTGGTGCGTTTACAGCGCCTCAATGTTGGCAAGGGCAATACCGTACTGTGTAAGCTGGAAGGTAACAACCCGGCGGGTTCGGTTAAGGATCGTCCGGCACTGAGCATGATTCAGCAGGCGGAAGACCGGGGGGATATTAAACCCGGTGATATTCTGATTGAAGCGACATCCGGGAACACCGGTATTGCACTGGCGATGGCTGCTGCAATCAAAGGGTATAAAATGAAGCTCATCATGCCTGACAATGGCAGTGAAGAGCGTAAAGCTTCAATGACGGCTTATGGCGCTGAGCTGATCACTGTGACCCCTGAAGAAGGTATGGAAGGGGCCCGGGACCTGGCATTGCAAATGCAGGCTGAAGGTCAGGGAGTGGTGCTGGATCAGTTTGCCAATCTGGATAACCCGGTTGCACATTATACCGGAACCGGCCCTGAAATCTGGCAGCAGACTCAGGGAGCCGTCACTCATTTTGTCAGTTCTATGGGTACAACCGGTACGATTATGGGAACTTCCCGTTATCTTAAAGAGCAGAATGCGGACATAGAAATTATTGGTCTTCAGCCCAGTGACGGTGCCTCAATTCCTGGGATTCGCCGTTGGCCGGAAGAATATTTGCCGTCTATTTTTGATGCTTCCCGGGTCGATACCGTGCTGGATATCGGTCAGGAAGAAGCGGAAAATACCATGCGTGCACTTGCCAAAGAAGAAGGCATCTTTTGCGGGGTTTCTTCCGGTGGCGCGGTAGCCGGTGCATTACGTATTGCTCAGCAGGTTGAGAATGCGGTGATTGTCTGCATTATCTGTGACCGCGGCGACCGTTATCTGTCGACCGGCGTGTTTAACCCTTAA
- the relA gene encoding GTP diphosphokinase: protein MVKVREDHPIHDDGSVDLDLWIERLQEQVELDDVEVVRQACELAQSLKEQEAPSEEAWAETEDSYVTGLKMAQILIELNQDQDALVAAILYRSVREQKLALDDVRRRFGANIEKLVDGVLQMAAIGSRQNPRREKVLGQSGNPLDNVRRMLVSMIDDVRVVLIKIAERTCAIRGVKQGSRKKRYIVAREVFDVYAPLAHRLGIGHIKWELEDLSFRYLKPNDYKRIAGLLDEKRLDRQEFIDTVLEILHTELDKASIEGDMSGRAKHIYSIWRKMQRKNIDFNQVYDIRAVRILVPEIRDCYTVLGIVHGLWRNIPHEFDDYIASPKANGYRSLHTAVFGPDNKVLEIQVRTHTMHEEAELGVCAHWLYKGTDTQSHSNSYEEKIAWLRQVLEWTEDLGGSEEFSDMISGDVTHDRVYVFTPDGHVVDMPSESTPVDFAYRVHTEVGHRCRGAKVNGRIVPLTRQLQTGDQIEILTSNVEHPRRDWLNPNLGYITNSRSRAKVQHWFKEQDKDKNAAAGRKIIEREFHRLAIELAEINFNQLAEQVNYKNAEDMNAALGAGDLRLSQIINAAQQQVETEQADEQLDLELPSFAEQSSETYEGIKIRGVGNLLTTIASCCKPVPGDPIIGYITLGRGVSIHREDCNNAFQLRQNEAERIIEVSWSEEGESTYPVDIFIEAFDRSGLLRDVMMVLANEDINVIAAQTRSDKKSNVAQLSLTVEIGRLDLLGRIMDKINQVPNVTDVHRQRNSGL, encoded by the coding sequence ATGGTTAAAGTACGTGAAGATCATCCTATCCATGATGACGGCAGTGTTGACCTGGATTTATGGATAGAACGTTTGCAGGAACAGGTTGAGCTGGACGATGTAGAAGTCGTTCGGCAGGCCTGTGAGTTAGCTCAGAGTTTAAAAGAACAGGAAGCACCGTCCGAGGAGGCCTGGGCCGAAACTGAAGACAGTTATGTCACCGGTCTGAAAATGGCACAGATTCTGATTGAACTGAATCAGGATCAGGATGCGTTGGTGGCGGCGATTCTGTACCGCAGTGTTCGTGAACAGAAGCTGGCACTGGATGATGTACGCCGCCGTTTCGGTGCCAATATTGAAAAGCTGGTCGATGGTGTTCTGCAGATGGCGGCCATTGGCAGCCGGCAGAATCCCCGCCGTGAAAAGGTACTGGGGCAAAGTGGTAATCCGCTGGACAATGTCCGTCGTATGCTGGTCTCAATGATCGACGATGTCCGTGTGGTACTGATCAAGATCGCAGAACGTACCTGCGCGATTCGTGGTGTAAAGCAGGGCTCACGCAAGAAACGTTACATCGTGGCCCGCGAGGTTTTCGATGTGTATGCGCCGCTGGCGCATCGCCTCGGCATCGGGCATATCAAATGGGAGCTGGAAGACCTTTCATTCCGCTACCTCAAGCCAAATGACTATAAGCGTATTGCCGGTTTACTGGATGAAAAGCGTCTGGACCGTCAGGAATTTATTGATACGGTTCTGGAAATACTGCATACCGAGCTGGATAAAGCCAGTATCGAAGGTGATATGTCTGGCCGGGCCAAACATATCTACAGTATCTGGCGCAAAATGCAGCGTAAGAATATCGACTTTAATCAGGTATACGATATTCGGGCAGTGCGCATCCTGGTGCCGGAAATCCGTGACTGTTATACCGTATTAGGTATCGTGCATGGGCTGTGGCGCAACATTCCCCACGAGTTTGATGACTATATCGCCTCGCCTAAGGCGAATGGCTACCGCTCACTGCATACTGCTGTTTTCGGGCCGGATAATAAGGTTCTGGAAATCCAGGTGCGTACCCACACCATGCACGAAGAAGCTGAGCTGGGTGTGTGTGCTCACTGGCTGTATAAAGGGACTGATACTCAGTCTCACAGCAATTCTTATGAAGAGAAGATTGCCTGGTTGCGTCAGGTGCTTGAGTGGACTGAGGATCTGGGCGGCAGCGAAGAATTTTCCGATATGATCAGTGGCGACGTGACCCACGACCGGGTGTATGTATTCACGCCGGACGGTCATGTGGTGGACATGCCGTCTGAATCCACGCCGGTGGATTTTGCATACCGGGTACATACCGAAGTGGGCCACCGCTGTCGGGGAGCCAAGGTTAACGGAAGAATTGTTCCGCTGACCCGTCAGCTGCAAACCGGTGATCAGATTGAGATTCTGACGTCGAATGTTGAGCATCCTCGCCGGGACTGGTTAAACCCTAACCTGGGTTACATTACCAATTCCCGCTCCCGTGCCAAGGTACAGCATTGGTTTAAAGAGCAGGACAAAGACAAAAACGCTGCCGCTGGCCGGAAGATTATTGAACGCGAATTCCACCGTCTGGCCATAGAGCTGGCGGAAATTAACTTTAATCAGTTGGCTGAGCAGGTTAATTATAAAAACGCTGAAGATATGAATGCCGCGCTGGGCGCCGGTGACCTGCGCCTCTCGCAGATCATTAATGCCGCTCAGCAGCAGGTAGAAACCGAGCAGGCGGACGAGCAGCTTGATCTGGAATTGCCATCGTTTGCGGAGCAGTCATCAGAGACGTATGAAGGTATTAAAATCCGCGGTGTCGGTAATCTGCTTACGACTATTGCTTCCTGTTGTAAACCGGTGCCGGGTGATCCGATTATCGGATATATCACGTTGGGACGGGGTGTTTCGATTCACCGGGAAGACTGTAACAATGCCTTCCAGCTGCGCCAGAATGAAGCCGAACGTATCATTGAGGTTAGCTGGAGCGAAGAAGGCGAATCAACCTATCCGGTGGATATCTTTATTGAAGCATTTGACCGTTCCGGCTTATTGCGTGATGTGATGATGGTACTGGCTAATGAAGACATTAACGTCATTGCTGCGCAGACCCGCTCAGATAAAAAGAGCAACGTTGCCCAGCTTAGCCTGACCGTTGAAATCGGCCGTCTGGATTTACTGGGGCGGATAATGGATAAGATCAATCAGGTACCAAACGTCACCGACGTTCACCGTCAGCGTAACAGCGGCCTGTAA
- the acpS gene encoding holo-ACP synthase, translating to MICGIGTDILEIARIEAALNRTPKLAGRILTPAEHEQFAQSAQPARFLAKRFAAKEAAVKALGTGIGHGIGWQQFEIGHDTLGKPLLEVTGNAQARATELGIRSWHVSYSDEQAHVVAFVIAES from the coding sequence ATGATTTGCGGTATCGGCACCGATATTCTTGAAATTGCCAGAATTGAAGCTGCACTGAACCGTACCCCTAAGCTGGCGGGCAGAATCCTGACCCCGGCGGAGCACGAGCAGTTTGCTCAGAGTGCTCAGCCGGCCAGATTTCTCGCCAAGCGTTTTGCCGCGAAAGAAGCGGCGGTTAAAGCGCTTGGCACCGGTATTGGGCACGGTATCGGCTGGCAGCAGTTCGAGATCGGTCACGATACACTGGGCAAGCCTCTGCTGGAGGTAACCGGAAATGCTCAGGCCCGAGCGACTGAGCTGGGGATCAGAAGCTGGCATGTGTCCTACAGTGATGAGCAGGCTCACGTGGTTGCGTTTGTGATTGCCGAAAGCTGA
- the pdxJ gene encoding pyridoxine 5'-phosphate synthase: MVEPKRLLLGVNIDHIATLRQARGTRYPDPVQAAAMAEEAGADGITVHLREDRRHIQDRDIYLLAETLQTRMNFEMAVTDEMLTIAEKVKPSHACLVPEKREELTTEGGLDVVGQEDKVKAACDRLASAGVEASLFIDPDNAQIDATIRCGAPVIELHTGAYADAETAEEQAAELARIREAASYAYQKGLIVNAGHGLHYHNVEQIAEIPELTELNIGHGIIARAVFVGLKDAVSEMRDLLRVTQARVQPLRDALQNAE, encoded by the coding sequence GTGGTCGAACCAAAACGCTTACTTCTTGGGGTGAATATTGATCATATCGCGACCTTACGTCAGGCGCGCGGAACACGTTACCCTGATCCGGTACAGGCTGCGGCGATGGCCGAAGAGGCCGGTGCAGACGGTATAACCGTACACCTGCGTGAAGACCGTCGCCATATTCAGGACCGTGACATCTATCTTCTGGCTGAAACACTGCAGACCCGGATGAATTTTGAGATGGCCGTCACTGATGAAATGCTGACGATTGCTGAAAAAGTAAAGCCATCCCATGCCTGTCTGGTACCGGAAAAGCGTGAAGAGCTGACCACTGAAGGCGGTCTGGATGTTGTCGGACAGGAAGATAAGGTAAAAGCCGCCTGTGACCGTCTGGCCAGTGCCGGGGTTGAAGCTTCACTGTTTATTGATCCTGATAATGCACAGATAGACGCCACCATCCGTTGCGGTGCCCCGGTCATTGAATTACATACCGGTGCTTATGCTGATGCAGAAACAGCAGAAGAGCAGGCAGCAGAGCTGGCCCGTATCCGTGAAGCCGCCAGCTATGCGTATCAAAAAGGTCTGATTGTGAATGCCGGTCACGGTTTGCACTATCATAATGTTGAACAAATCGCTGAAATTCCGGAGCTGACAGAACTGAATATAGGCCACGGCATTATTGCCCGGGCGGTGTTTGTCGGGCTGAAGGATGCTGTTTCTGAAATGCGTGATCTGTTACGGGTGACTCAGGCACGGGTACAACCGCTTCGTGATGCCCTTCAGAATGCTGAGTAA
- the mazG gene encoding nucleoside triphosphate pyrophosphohydrolase yields the protein MKPYTLEDLLYLMSRLRDPETGCPWDVKQDFASIVPHTLEEAYEVADTIERKDWPHLQDELGDLLFQVIFYAQLGKEQSSFDFEAVVDGLVTKLIRRHPHVFPDGNLRAERPAGELSDADIKANWEAIKRQERADKPVEKVRVLNDVPRALPALTRAEKLTRRASQVGFDWGAALPVLDKIEEEITELREAIAEGNLDEVRDEFGDLLFAQVNLARHLGINPDTALRGCNQKFERRFNYIEDQVDSGKGDWHAYTLDELDEWWDEAKAKGL from the coding sequence ATGAAACCCTATACTCTGGAAGATTTGCTCTATCTGATGAGCCGGCTGCGTGATCCTGAAACGGGCTGCCCGTGGGATGTGAAACAGGATTTTGCCAGTATCGTGCCGCACACACTGGAAGAAGCCTATGAAGTGGCTGATACCATCGAGCGGAAAGACTGGCCGCATCTGCAGGATGAACTGGGTGACCTGCTGTTTCAGGTGATTTTTTATGCCCAGTTGGGGAAAGAACAGTCCAGTTTTGATTTTGAAGCGGTTGTCGATGGTCTTGTTACCAAACTGATACGCCGTCATCCCCATGTATTTCCTGATGGGAATTTACGTGCTGAACGGCCTGCTGGCGAATTGTCTGATGCTGACATCAAAGCCAACTGGGAAGCGATTAAACGTCAGGAGCGGGCGGACAAACCGGTAGAGAAGGTGCGTGTACTGAATGATGTCCCGCGAGCGTTACCGGCACTGACCCGGGCCGAAAAACTGACCCGCAGAGCTTCACAGGTAGGGTTTGACTGGGGCGCAGCGTTGCCGGTTCTGGACAAAATTGAAGAAGAGATTACCGAGCTGCGTGAAGCCATCGCTGAAGGAAATCTGGATGAAGTGCGGGATGAGTTTGGCGACCTGCTGTTTGCCCAGGTTAATCTGGCCAGGCATTTAGGCATTAACCCGGATACTGCGTTACGGGGCTGTAATCAGAAGTTTGAACGCCGCTTCAATTATATCGAAGATCAGGTCGATTCAGGCAAAGGCGACTGGCATGCCTATACGCTGGATGAGCTGGACGAGTGGTGGGATGAGGCCAAAGCCAAAGGCCTGTAA